One stretch of Pradoshia sp. D12 DNA includes these proteins:
- a CDS encoding peptidylprolyl isomerase, which yields MKWKTMILLLIILLGAAIWNLYIKDKVFQSGDQTTLKLDQTIKEKEGEDKMTVLPQFTEVQGNERLVEMVTNKGSIQIKLFPDQAPKAVENFLTHAENGYYEGIIFHRVINDFMIQGGDPTGTGMGGESIWGQSFEDEFTMDLFNFRGALSMANAGPGTNGSQFFIVQKGAVEANLKGQMEQAGYPQEAVEKYMEIGGTPWLDHRHTVFGQVTEGMDVVDDIATTKVGPNDKPVYDVVIEKINILK from the coding sequence ATGAAATGGAAGACCATGATACTATTATTAATAATCCTCCTTGGTGCAGCGATTTGGAATCTGTATATAAAAGATAAGGTATTCCAATCTGGTGATCAAACAACTTTAAAGCTGGATCAAACCATTAAAGAGAAAGAAGGCGAAGATAAAATGACAGTATTACCTCAATTTACAGAAGTACAAGGTAATGAAAGATTAGTGGAGATGGTAACTAATAAAGGTTCCATCCAAATCAAATTATTCCCTGACCAAGCTCCTAAAGCGGTTGAAAATTTCCTGACTCATGCAGAAAATGGATACTACGAGGGGATCATTTTCCACCGCGTGATCAATGATTTCATGATTCAAGGCGGAGATCCAACTGGAACAGGAATGGGTGGAGAAAGCATTTGGGGTCAATCATTCGAAGATGAATTCACGATGGATTTATTTAATTTCCGTGGTGCTTTGTCTATGGCAAATGCCGGCCCTGGTACAAATGGAAGTCAATTCTTTATTGTTCAAAAAGGTGCTGTTGAAGCGAATCTAAAAGGACAAATGGAACAAGCGGGATATCCTCAGGAAGCAGTGGAAAAATACATGGAAATAGGCGGAACTCCTTGGCTTGACCACAGACATACCGTGTTTGGACAAGTTACTGAAGGAATGGATGTTGTAGATGACATCGCAACTACTAAAGTAGGTCCTAACGATAAACCGGTTTATGATGTAGTGATTGAAAAAATCAACATCCTAAAATAA
- a CDS encoding kinase-associated lipoprotein B, with product MNELTIGDQVIAHYKTGKYVGEITNIRTNGYMVVKILAVLKHPMQGDLHHPKQTEVDFFHERKALAYREQTNIPVNMVKPFKGEIPDYTESLRQSLETLKQELQKEESKWSDMSLSAISNIEREYFPI from the coding sequence ATGAATGAACTCACTATTGGCGACCAAGTGATTGCACATTATAAAACCGGTAAATATGTAGGCGAAATCACCAATATCCGAACAAATGGATATATGGTTGTTAAAATACTGGCTGTATTAAAGCACCCTATGCAGGGAGATCTTCATCATCCAAAACAAACAGAAGTTGATTTTTTCCATGAGCGAAAGGCTTTAGCTTACAGGGAACAAACCAACATCCCGGTAAACATGGTGAAACCGTTTAAAGGGGAAATTCCTGATTACACAGAATCCCTGCGCCAGTCTCTTGAAACATTAAAACAGGAATTGCAAAAAGAAGAATCAAAGTGGTCAGATATGTCTTTGTCAGCTATATCGAATATAGAGCGCGAGTATTTTCCAATATGA
- the kapD gene encoding 3'-5' exonuclease KapD has protein sequence MKKDDHYLFIDFEFTMPEDRNNPNGFFPEIIEYGIIEVKSGTIVNQYNSYVLPRVFQSLTNRCKNFLHITEDDLKTGVEFDVFHSLLRELDHPNSPTIATWGNMDMKVLKQNCQYSGHIFPLTGKQLDLSIEYQKFFGDRNQTGLWKAVQQYGDKAKGVWHRALDDARMTYELFTLIEQDRRYVDNYKPTTIGDVVDFSQLFNGLT, from the coding sequence GTGAAGAAGGATGACCACTATTTATTCATAGATTTTGAATTTACAATGCCAGAGGATCGAAATAATCCGAATGGGTTCTTTCCTGAAATCATTGAATATGGAATTATCGAGGTAAAGAGTGGAACAATAGTCAATCAATACAATTCTTATGTCCTGCCCAGAGTATTTCAGTCGTTAACGAACCGATGTAAGAACTTTTTGCACATTACCGAAGATGATCTTAAGACAGGGGTGGAATTTGATGTTTTTCACAGTTTACTGCGAGAATTGGATCATCCTAACTCTCCAACGATTGCTACATGGGGAAACATGGATATGAAGGTGTTAAAGCAAAACTGTCAGTATTCAGGACATATATTCCCTTTAACGGGAAAGCAATTGGATTTATCGATTGAGTATCAAAAATTCTTTGGTGACCGAAATCAGACAGGCCTATGGAAAGCAGTTCAGCAATATGGGGACAAGGCTAAAGGCGTTTGGCATCGTGCTTTGGATGATGCCAGAATGACTTATGAACTGTTTACATTAATTGAGCAGGACAGGAGGTATGTGGATAACTATAAGCCAACGACAATCGGAGACGTTGTGGATTTTTCACAGTTATTTAATGGGTTGACGTAA
- a CDS encoding Na(+)/H(+) antiporter subunit B, protein MKTNDLILQTVTKIATFIIILFSIHIFFAGHYTPGGGFIGGLMTSSAIILLLLAFDLKTVKSFLPVNYLSLIAVGLLLSVGTGAGALFFDAPFLTHAFDYFDLPLLGKTSLHTAVIFDTGVYLVVIGVTMTIIQTIGESE, encoded by the coding sequence ATGAAAACAAATGATTTAATTTTACAGACGGTTACTAAAATCGCAACTTTTATTATTATTTTGTTCTCTATACACATTTTCTTTGCCGGACACTATACGCCGGGCGGTGGATTTATCGGTGGTCTTATGACTTCTTCTGCCATCATTCTTTTATTGCTGGCATTTGATTTAAAAACCGTAAAAAGTTTTCTGCCGGTAAATTATTTATCGTTGATAGCTGTGGGGTTGTTGTTATCTGTCGGGACTGGAGCTGGTGCGTTATTCTTCGATGCTCCTTTCCTGACGCACGCCTTTGATTATTTTGATTTGCCGCTCCTTGGAAAAACATCCCTTCATACAGCAGTTATCTTTGATACGGGTGTTTATCTAGTTGTAATCGGCGTGACAATGACCATTATTCAAACGATTGGGGAGAGTGAATGA
- a CDS encoding Na(+)/H(+) antiporter subunit C → MEILMCFAIGILFTISTYLLLSKSLLRIIIGTSILSHAVNLLVLTMGGLKQGAVPILSEHAKSYVDPLPQALILTAIVISFGVTSFFLVLAYRSYQELGTDNMDQLRGNKSYE, encoded by the coding sequence ATGGAGATTTTAATGTGTTTTGCTATAGGAATTCTATTTACGATTTCCACCTATTTACTTTTATCAAAAAGCTTGCTTCGTATCATTATTGGAACAAGCATATTGAGCCATGCGGTGAATTTATTGGTTCTTACCATGGGAGGATTAAAACAAGGAGCTGTGCCTATCTTAAGTGAACACGCCAAATCCTATGTGGATCCGCTGCCACAGGCATTAATCCTGACAGCGATTGTAATTAGCTTCGGTGTCACATCTTTCTTCCTGGTATTGGCCTATCGTTCCTATCAGGAACTTGGAACGGATAACATGGATCAACTGAGAGGAAATAAGTCATATGAATAA